tttataaatattttgatatgagcctcactgatgagtcttatgtagacgaaacgcgcgtctggcgtactcaattataaccctggtactaTTGATAAATAACGACTCTGAAGAGTTATTTgcctattattttcaaaactattctAAATCGAAAAAAATGCAAACATCaaaaattgatcagaaaaaaaaacaaatctggaaATAGGTTGTCATAGAAGTGTTCAGTATATGATATATGAATTACTGTCCTTGAATGACGATGATGTAACTTTTTTGTGTTTTCAGGGGAAATCCAgaatttttcttttaacaaaattaacaaaataaagaaaGTCATGATTTATTTAACACTTATCCTGggtaaatgcagaaaaaaaacacGCTTCGGAAGCATACATTTTCTTTCgtgttttttattgtttatttagtcaactatctataatattaaaataacgaTGGCCGATTTGTTAGCCGTCATGGgttaaaaagtacaaaacaaagaATACAACTTTATATAGATAATGGAGGACAatgatgttgattaaaaattaaaccattttagacccttttgttttctacataattaatattgccaatatttAGCAAGTTCCGGGTCacatccgataccgataccaatagtgcCTTCACCTGTTACGTTTTACCTTatttgtacgttccgcatctggcAGGCGCACCActaaacggtgtatttaggatttacTATATATAAGCTCATAATCACAgagttgacactactaaattccataattgtcacattgtttcctattgtagtattttcaTCAGCATGATTTTATAAGATAACATACGAATACTacaaatctggacttaaaataagtcgtataggtacagttttcaatttgttagccggcatgacgtaacaacggcgaatcaaagaattcaactttatttataactaatataggacaatgataTTGATTACAAATTACTCCATTCAAGGCCCtattgttttccaaataattattattaccaataattgataagttccaggttgacgggttcaaacagaaatattttgaaagcagagaaaaactgtgcaTCTTAAAATCAACATGACTTTAATAGAttacaataccaatactaaaaatccaggctcaaataaggcttacacatagttatatactttaattcagtcccGTACCCGCGATAGTGCGTGTGTGTTCTAGTACCATATTGAAACGTAtattcacaaaaatattgaactccgcggaaaattcaaaacggaaagaccctaatcaaaggaaattgatacaggcattttcaaacgtAGAAAATTATAGATTAAAAGAGCAGCTGCATGTTTGTTTAAATCGATATATGTATGTGTTTAATAATTTAAGGACCATTTAGTTCTTACATGTTGGCATTACTGAATGCCGTTAGGTTGCATATTCTTGCTATATCTACTAAATGTAATCTTTGGCGGACAGTTTTGTCATATAACATCTCATTACTTTGTATAAATATTACTTTTGCAtgaggtttaaaattttataaaggcAAATGTTCTTTGAAAAGTTGTCCTTAAattcatctttattattttacagaatttgGTTTGTCGTTCCAGTGCAGCTGCAGCATTGAGTTCACCAGCTATGATATTTTTGGTCCATTATGTAAGATGTTGTGAATGAATGTATTTGTTGAATGCAAATTCACGCCGCGTATTGTATCTATCTGACATGTAGTATTCGTTAATTTAAACTGAACACAATATAAGGAAAATACATGATCTCGTGTGTAGTTTTGAGTAAGggaaaacacatatatattttatataaaaatttggtATGTCTATGTTTTACATATTagataaagaaaataaatgttaagTTTTTCGTTATGAGTGAAAAGTAAGATATTCTAAGCCTGAGTAAAGGATTTTGTTTGTTGCAAAAATGCGAATacaattttcatatttatcaCGACAAAATTGTGTACTGTTTAAAcgtaaaatatattgaaaacaaattatttcatatacaaaGGTGTAAATATCAAACTATGTTGAATATATGTATTTTGGTAATAtagtttgtcgtttgttttggttaaaaaaaGTGAGTTCTGCTTTTGGATGTTTGTATTTGAAATTCTGAAccctaaaaacaaaaatgaaaacgatACATCTTCCAAAGTTCTTTTATTTCAGTTGTCACATTTTATTGAGAACTTAAATCTGATATATcctagtgaaaagtaaaatcacaaaaagactgaactccgatgaaaattcaaaccgtaaagtccccaatcaaatggcaaaatcaaaatctcaaaaacatcaaacgaatggataatgaATTTGAGAATATGAATATTATGGATTTGAAAATCTGCATCAATCTTGTATATAGCTTCATTATAGACACGGATTAATGATAACGTGATGATTTCAACGTTCGCATTTGACAAATTTCTTTTCCGGTAGTCGGTAATGGATAACTTTTCCTTAATTTCTCTGCCCATATCGTATTTAATATGTTTGTTTACTCGTTTCAGAGCTATGACgtatttacataattttaatgTGGTTAAATTTCAGGTTACGATGTGAGATTTCTTTCTGGTGCAAAATCTAGAGTAAAAATTCCTTTTTAACATAAGTAGTGCTTTTAAAATTTAGTTACTTGTCACTTGTAAGACATTGAAACATGTACAATATCCCTTCATTGCTTAATTGTGTACATACTATATTTGATTACCTTAATTGCAGGTGCATATGAAATACTGATCCATTTGACAACTGCCAGTTTCAATGCTATATCGTATTGCGTTTACGCATCTTAATTGATATGGTACACTAGTGCATGTTCATACTATATGGACTTCATTATccttttttcatttacaattcCGTGTTGGTTGAGAGATACAATGAGTAGGTGTCTAAACTCACTATCAAAATATAATTGCGGTCTTTGGTCTGATATGTGTAGTATTTGGTTCGCTTGAAATGCATGTATACCTTACATTCCTTTTTGATATCATGTGATTCGCTAACTTTTGGTTGTTCTTACGAGGTTTGAACATTTATTTGGATTTGGTAaagcttttaggaattttggtccctaatgctctccaacttcgtactttatttggacctttttacttttttggattctagcgtcaccgatgagtcttttgtagacgaaacgagcgtctggcgtatatataaaatttagtcctggtatctatgatgagtttatttataaactaTCTTATCGTAACTTCAAATAGGTGGGTAATATGTCTTTGTACCGAGCGTAATCTATATAATGCATTACGACGTAAACATGGACATAGAACATACATGATTGAATTATtgcaacgttttttttttaaacggatttattAAACACTTCAGAAAATAACACTGTTGATTTCATAACAGGAAATCTCTAcagaaaatcaatataaataacaaattaacATGTATACTGGTATatatggttagggttagggttagggttagggttaaggttagaGATACTTGTATTTTAGTTTCCTACGTATTGAGCAACACTTATACATATAGCTTTAAACAAAAATGTCCCAGTAAACATCCAGTGTTAACAATTTCAAACTTTGATGTTCTATTTGAATTCGATAACGTCTTTCAAAAAAGCAGAAGAAGAACTTAGAATTGATCATCAGTCTTATGATTTGAGAAAAAGCCTGACTAAACTCAAAATAAGTAATCTTAAAACTGTTATTTGTCAGGCCAAAAATTCAGAAATAGTTGTTCACATACATGTTTATTCTGGTATAATTGCAAGCGGATAATAATGATTGTATTTGAAATACAAGTTCGTTAAAAGCAATGACAGTACTTGTTTTTGTCTTGACAGAAACATAATCACAAAACAACTGAATTCACGATAATGTTGTTAGTCATATCAATTGCTTTGGTTAAAGTATGCATTACGCTTGtataaaatatgtgttttatTCTTGATAAAATACTAACGGAAACACAACacaaaaatatactttaattactttattttaaaatattcaatactcataaaaataatatataaataaatgtccTTCATCAGACAAttgccaaattaaagtttgaaGTTCGAAAGTTGAAAGTTGAGATGATAGCGAAacgttttatgttaaaaaatatgagttatacatttaaaaagtaaaatcacaaaaatactgaacttagaggaaaatctattcggaaagtccataatcacatgggaaaatcaaataacaaaacgcatcaaaaacgaatggacaagaactgtcatatttctgacttggtacaggcattttcaaatgtagaaaatggtggattaaacctggttttatagcgctaaacctctcactttgatgacagtctcatcaaattccgttatatttacattgatgcgttaactaaacagaaacaataaataaaatagtcaaaatatgggtacaccagacatcatcgtataacaattttaaaaggaacaatttaacagaacacaaaaacatctatctacaaacacgtttattgatttgtgtgtctgacgtcagaaaattttatacgtcacatagatttgtcgttcaatgtgcatacaaacaattttaaaatttacataggcaatttTAGCATGTAgggttaaaaattaaaagtatgtaagaataaatttcagaaatagaccgagattgaaaatagtccaaaagttatgtATAGAATttatcgtataacaattttaaaaggaacaatttaacagaacacaaaaacatctatctacaaacacattcatcgatttgtgtgtctgacgtcagaaattgTTAtgcgtcacatagatttgtcgttcaatgtgcatacaaacatttttttaaatttgcctaggcaatgttagcataaaGGGTTAAAACCCTTGTTTTGATTTCTCCTCATCTATGAACGTTAATACAGTGACTATTTGTAACCAACGCCTAAACGATTCGCGTTATGTCAACCAGTTCGTTCATATATCTTTTTAGTTCTGTTTTGTTATTTCGATTATGTGCTTTGTCCTACACAGTACACTGTATTTTGACAATTATGCCGTTGTTGTACAGCACGTCGACATACGTTTATGTCGACAGAAACATTCTTATTATCAGATTCAGATTGTCATTTCGTAGTCTTGGCAATATGAAAAGGCAAAATTCAATACTAAGTTGGCATGGAGTGAAAGAAATATTTTacgaattagaaaaaaataaaaccatcatGCTCTGATTTAAAATTTTGCTTTTATAAATTCATATGATATTAATGATCCGGTATGTTTCATTATCTCCAAGTAAGTCaggtattgatttttttctaaacggAAAGATGAATGGAAAGTGACACATGGTAAAAATAATCATAATTGTTTTGAATTCTGACAGTATATATCAAATAGAATTTTCTTTAACTGAAATATTTATCTTTCTTTCTTTAGCTATTAATGCTAGGTATAATCATAGCTTACAGTGCATTCCTCTTATCTAACGTAAAAGGCATGACAACTTTTAATGATATAGGAGTTTATGAGCTGATTCTATATATCTGGATAATTGCAGATGCTGTTGAGGAAATAATCGTATGtattataataattttgtatttgtaaagttGCCTATAACATAGCCATGATAATGTATCAGATTAAATAgtaattattcatttgaatacTCTAAATGCTTTTATGTGTATACATGTGAGGACGAATCTTTTTtaaacgtttctttttttctaatttttacatcattttatcCTTTCCTGACCTgctgattattttatttaattgattattttatttaatcaacgtgtgatCTCAGTTCTTCCATGATGAAAAGTCAATAAAAGCGTGAAATGTTCTTGTTTCCGTCTGAATTTCCTATTATGATATCTTGAAAAATGACACCATGTGTGATGACGTCAAACAGAAGGAACACATCTTTGTGCAGATTTTACGAATGGAAGGATTGAATTTGTCTGTATGTcgtttaaaaatcattagagaaatgTATTCCATCACCCAATCTTGTTCAAAACGATATTAATCAACTTTCAACAGTTCAATTACAATATCTAAAACACTCGACGAGCTtcgtgttttgaaaaaaataactgtcTCGAATGGATACATATCGCATCAAACTCGATACAGTGGAAGAACTTATCTGTATACCAATGTCTTTCGATGATACATTATTTTagacgtattaaattatatgcAGCTAAAATGTACCAGGCATGTGTTGCCCAAaccaattttaaataaattgtagTTATATAAATGTTCGATAACTACTGATAAAACCATGTTTTCGTAATTTCCGAGTGCAGGTCATAATCGGagtatttgtttgtgttttttagaGAAACATTGTGATAACGATGAAAAGAAATGGAACCCACCACCCTCGTAAATTGTTTCGTCTGTATTGTTACCTGACGAACTTCTGGAATGTTCTAGCATTGCTGTTATACACAGTATTAGTTTCTGCTGTAATTGTTCGAACTTTTAATGGTGGCCAGCGTATGGAAATTCGACTTTACAGCTTAGGATTATTTCTTATCTATATGAGATTTTTTCACAGTTTAATGGTCCTTAAATATTTTGGCCTTAAACTCATAATGATTGGCAAAATGGTATGTTGATATATCTAtggaatctatttttttttatcctcaatgctcttcgacttctcactttatttgacatttttagcaatttttttattcgagtgtcactgataagtcttttgttgacgaaacacATGTATTACATGACCAGCAATCTCCGccttattttttaaacttgacaatagaaaaaaaggaatgtgcatacatttgtatttatgttttacgatgttttaaacaaaacaacttttaaacaaataataataatacttatgTTTTCATTATTAATAACTCATTACATTACACGTTGTAGCTTAAGGAGCTGCTCCAATTTAGTTGGATCCTGATTGTTTTTATTGTGTGTGCTGGTGTAATGTACCATTCTAACATGTATCCTAATCATCGTGATATGTGGCCACAAAATGGAGCTGACATGGAGCATTGGCGAATATGGAAGATCTTGTCATTACCTTATTGGCAACTTTATGGTGAATTGTCTTTGGACCAGTTGAGAGGTAATTACAAATGTGTGAtcttaatgattgaacaaaacagCAATACACACACTCACAAGTACATTCGATAATGTGCATTAGTATCAGCCTATAGAAAAGTTTAAAAAtggttcataaaaaaagaaacttaaAACCTGTCCATACATTGTATGTTTCCATATGAATTAAGTGGATaaagtaaacattaaattaaagtaaacaTTAAATGCACTAATCTAAGTTTATCTACAGCTATCTATGTATAACATCAATACAAAGAAATTGCTTTCAGAAGGAATTTCAAAATACATaatgaaagatattttttatgtttatgcaCTATGCAGTTATCATTATACAATATAACGTATTGGATTCATTGCTGCTCTTGAATAACAgtttttgaaaacataaaataatcTGTCTTGATTAAAAAGAGtattttcatatgataaaattttttaattttgaaaatgacaGCAACCAACTCATTTACAAGTACTTTTCAAGTACATTTCTAATGTAAATCgctaatttcaatgaaaaaataatcGAATGTTTGCAACACTATACGAGGTATATGAGCCAATGCCGTATGATGAAATACCACCTAAGAAAATAACTATATGACGCATACACTTACAACATGTTCTTGTTTATTTTAACCAAGACACTAACTAGTGGGTTCCAAAACTTCATTGCATTGTGTATCACAAATCTTTCATTGTATTGTTTCATTAGGAGAAACAAATAACAATGGTACTTGTACATCTGTTGAATCAGAATGGGAAAGCAACCCAGACATGGAGAGATGTGTTGAATACGACTGGGCCATTATGGTTATAGCCGCCATGTATATGTTGATATCAAATCTCCTGTTGTTCAACTTAATCATTGCATTGTTTAGGTAAATACTACCTTCTTATTTTCCTTTTTAACGACTTTTCAAATATTGTGACCTCATTTAGTACTGGCATCTTCCCCGTTTTTTTTGCGTCTTTGATATATTAATTTGGTTGGTTGAATAATTTAGTATTTTGTGTTGTATGCCTACGACAATGTGCGATgcaactgtaaaacaaataaccACCATTATATCAATCATCTCGTGAATGTCTGTGATGTATATGTACGCAGTTTAAATGAATCTAAATTATTGTCACATTATCTTATCATGTCTATTTTGGTTGCTGGTCCAATTtttcaatataacaaatcaataaacaactgtcatacaagaggATTTTTTTTGATAGCTAAAAGAAACAGATCCAGCCCACCTTTTTCTTTCGCAAATGTCTATACCGTGTCAGAAATAAGTTGGTTGGTTCTGTTTGATCTTTTTTTCTGGTACTGGTGTTTGGAGTTGCATTTGTTGAATGCGACTGCTTGTTATTATGTTGTGTAATTATATCACTATCACATATTTGAGGCGGCTTATTTACGAACATTTCCCCAAGTTAGGAGCTTTTAGTACAGCGGTTGTCAACTTTGCAAAACCTGAAGCATGACAAAAGTCCCGTacttttgattatattttcaaaaaaagaccAATTCCCAAACACCCCAACCCAACTTAAAAAACATTTGACTCGTCTTACCTTTGCACAAATATgcaaaattcaaactagaaactCTATcgcattggtattttttttagattGGGATAATTCTCACTTTGCATAAAACCACTTTGATTCAACGTCATTTTTTGTCTGAATATAATAATAGTTCGTGATTCAAATGGAAACCAACCGTGATTTCTTTTTGCGGACTCGTTCTATTTTTCATGCGAGATCTGCGTCATAAGAAATGAAAATCTATCACTATCCTTTAACGTCATGATCCGCTTTATAGGTGATGTACTCTCACCGATCAATTCGAATATTCGTGAAATGTTGAAAACATCTATCCAAGAAGGGCAACAGTAAGATGTTTGTGAACGTATGTTGATGAACGTTACCGTGTCGAAATACCGATTATCTCTTTGTTGCACTTTTAACAAAACTAATGTACCCATACGACTGAA
The window above is part of the Mytilus galloprovincialis chromosome 4, xbMytGall1.hap1.1, whole genome shotgun sequence genome. Proteins encoded here:
- the LOC143071407 gene encoding transient receptor potential cation channel subfamily M member-like 2, coding for MLGIIIAYSAFLLSNVKGMTTFNDIGVYELILYIWIIADAVEEIIRNIVITMKRNGTHHPRKLFRLYCYLTNFWNVLALLLYTVLVSAVIVRTFNGGQRMEIRLYSLGLFLIYMRFFHSLMVLKYFGLKLIMIGKMLKELLQFSWILIVFIVCAGVMYHSNMYPNHRDMWPQNGADMEHWRIWKILSLPYWQLYGELSLDQLRGETNNNGTCTSVESEWESNPDMERCVEYDWAIMVIAAMYMLISNLLLFNLIIALFSYRFEEVQNNSDRLWKYQRFAIIRDYSTRFPVPLNVLLHIPISIYNCNKKKTTSNPKRPIVSKSHVHSDQERPMAPRGNQNIIAAGSHSTPVMVNESGDEIIASNQNHSDRAELDPMTVTIPGPSSSRVLKSSTESLRPESHDVATTIHKRAADNDSSIVSKIETVPSIQDSHDKKDQNSQEKNKDLSKCIEACVLEPEILKKLQEKYATSRLYSEMTMNSVHSQ